From a single Rosa rugosa chromosome 7, drRosRugo1.1, whole genome shotgun sequence genomic region:
- the LOC133721685 gene encoding transcription initiation factor TFIID subunit 12 isoform X2 has translation MDPQNSTATGTPPIPSSSETPQLPPPQPQSQPQPPSSSASAPSTSAPIPPSPSPSPSPNPNPKPSTASLPPQSLPAPAHTRPPPTLNRPWPQPPHYSHHYPSPSSSASSVPPAPSVSGPPPRGGIAIGVPAHHPGPSPPQPTPYTSSYGHFGGIGRGGGVGVPEPSSNSNASQVRPPMPGMQGMGMMGSLGSTSQMRPAGISPHHPQRPVQSPLRPPSTASNQSPTSQNFQGHNLSRASSLGSPSSPNTSQVLPLHNQPWLSGSQGKPPIPSSPYRPQMTSTSMLQRSHLPQPQQQQQQHHPLPTATQQQQQGPMPTASPQQHMPSVQHQQPSSSHQGHDHFGQQTQPSRIPQASPRQQQNSRVQVPVNQKSSPLAAAQPNTVQSAPQNRITSAETEEPCNRILSKRTIHDLVNQIDPSERLDPDVEDILMDIADEFVESITTFSCSLAKHRKSTTLEAKDILLHLEKNWNITLPGFGGDEIKGYRKPITNDIHKGRLAAIKKSMVATETANTRSTAGQATGNAKGGVKAPANISSQNIKMREVT, from the exons ATGGACCCACAGAACTCCACCGCCACCGGCACTCCTCCAATCCCCTCCTCCTCTGAAACACCACAACTCCCACCCCCCCAGCCCCAATCGCAACCTCAGCCGCCGTCCTCCTCCGCCTCAGCCCCTTCAACCTCCGCCCCAATCCCTCCGTCTCCGTCTCCGTCTCCGTctccaaaccctaaccctaaaccCTCAACCGCATCATTACCACCGCAGTCCCTCCCAGCCCCTGCTCATACTCGACCTCCCCCCACATTGAATCGCCCATGGCCGCAGCCGCCTCACTACTCCCACCACTACCCCTCCCCTTCTTCTTCCGCTTCCTCTGTGCCTCCGGCGCCGTCGGTCTCCGGGCCTCCTCCGAGGGGCGGCATTGCCATTGGTGTCCCGGCGCACCACCCTGGCCCCTCTCCCCCTCAGCCCACTCCGTATACCTCATCTTACGGCCATTTCGGCGGCATCGGCCGCGGCGGCGGTGTTGGTGTGCCTGAACCCTCATCCAATTCCAATGCTTCTCAG GTGAGACCGCCGATGCCAGGAATGCAGGGAATGGGGATGATGGGCTCGCTTGGTTCGACTTCTCAAATGCGCCCAGCTGGGATTTCTCCACACCATCCACAGAGACCTGTTCAATCTCCTCTTAGGCCACCATCTACCGCAAGTAATCAGTCCCCTACTTCCCAA AATTTCCAAGGGCATAACCTTTCAAGAGCCTCATCATTGGGATCTCCTAGTTCACCAAATACATCTCAAGTTTTACCGCTTCATAATCAGCCATGGTTATCTGGATCACAAGGGAAGCCTCCTATACCTTCCTCTCCGTATAGGCCGCAGATGACCTCGACATCGATGCTGCAAAGATCACATCTTCCGCAGccgcagcagcaacaacaacaacaccatcCCCTTCCTACTGCTACACAGCAACAGCAGCAAGGACCCATGCCTACAGCTTCACCACAACAGCATATGCCATCTGTACAGCATCAACAACCTTCCTCCTCACATCAAGGACATGACCATTTTGGGCAACAAACTCAACCATCAAGGATCCCACAAGCTTCACCGCGTCAGCAACAAAATTCAAGGGTCCAGGTCCCAGTAAACCAGAAGTCTTCCCCACTTGCAGCAGCACAGCCTAACACAGTCCAATCAGCACCGCAAAATAGAATCACTAGTGCAGAAACTGAGGAACCTTGTAACAGAATTCTTAGCAAAAGAACCATTCATGATCTAGTCAACCAG ATTGATCCATCGGAGAGATTGGATCCAGATGTTGAAGACATTCTCATGGACATTGCAGATGAATTTGTAGAATCT ATTACAACATTTAGTTGCTCACTAGCCAAGCATCGGAAATCAACTACATTGGAAGCAAAAGACATACTCCTACATCTTG AAAAAAATTGGAATATAACTCTTCCTGGTTTTGGTGGTGATGAAATTAAGGGCTACAGAAAACCG ATTACAAATGATATTCACAAGGGGCGTCTTGCTGCT ATAAAGAAGTCCATGGTAGCTACTGAGACAGCAAATACGAGGAGTACTGCAGGGCAAGCTACTGGAAATGCAAAGGGTGGTGTAAAGGCGCCTGCCAATATAAGCTCCCAAAATATCAAAATGCGTGAAGTTACTTGA
- the LOC133721685 gene encoding transcription initiation factor TFIID subunit 12 isoform X1, with protein sequence MDPQNSTATGTPPIPSSSETPQLPPPQPQSQPQPPSSSASAPSTSAPIPPSPSPSPSPNPNPKPSTASLPPQSLPAPAHTRPPPTLNRPWPQPPHYSHHYPSPSSSASSVPPAPSVSGPPPRGGIAIGVPAHHPGPSPPQPTPYTSSYGHFGGIGRGGGVGVPEPSSNSNASQVRPVRPPMPGMQGMGMMGSLGSTSQMRPAGISPHHPQRPVQSPLRPPSTASNQSPTSQNFQGHNLSRASSLGSPSSPNTSQVLPLHNQPWLSGSQGKPPIPSSPYRPQMTSTSMLQRSHLPQPQQQQQQHHPLPTATQQQQQGPMPTASPQQHMPSVQHQQPSSSHQGHDHFGQQTQPSRIPQASPRQQQNSRVQVPVNQKSSPLAAAQPNTVQSAPQNRITSAETEEPCNRILSKRTIHDLVNQIDPSERLDPDVEDILMDIADEFVESITTFSCSLAKHRKSTTLEAKDILLHLEKNWNITLPGFGGDEIKGYRKPITNDIHKGRLAAIKKSMVATETANTRSTAGQATGNAKGGVKAPANISSQNIKMREVT encoded by the exons ATGGACCCACAGAACTCCACCGCCACCGGCACTCCTCCAATCCCCTCCTCCTCTGAAACACCACAACTCCCACCCCCCCAGCCCCAATCGCAACCTCAGCCGCCGTCCTCCTCCGCCTCAGCCCCTTCAACCTCCGCCCCAATCCCTCCGTCTCCGTCTCCGTCTCCGTctccaaaccctaaccctaaaccCTCAACCGCATCATTACCACCGCAGTCCCTCCCAGCCCCTGCTCATACTCGACCTCCCCCCACATTGAATCGCCCATGGCCGCAGCCGCCTCACTACTCCCACCACTACCCCTCCCCTTCTTCTTCCGCTTCCTCTGTGCCTCCGGCGCCGTCGGTCTCCGGGCCTCCTCCGAGGGGCGGCATTGCCATTGGTGTCCCGGCGCACCACCCTGGCCCCTCTCCCCCTCAGCCCACTCCGTATACCTCATCTTACGGCCATTTCGGCGGCATCGGCCGCGGCGGCGGTGTTGGTGTGCCTGAACCCTCATCCAATTCCAATGCTTCTCAGGTGAGACCG GTGAGACCGCCGATGCCAGGAATGCAGGGAATGGGGATGATGGGCTCGCTTGGTTCGACTTCTCAAATGCGCCCAGCTGGGATTTCTCCACACCATCCACAGAGACCTGTTCAATCTCCTCTTAGGCCACCATCTACCGCAAGTAATCAGTCCCCTACTTCCCAA AATTTCCAAGGGCATAACCTTTCAAGAGCCTCATCATTGGGATCTCCTAGTTCACCAAATACATCTCAAGTTTTACCGCTTCATAATCAGCCATGGTTATCTGGATCACAAGGGAAGCCTCCTATACCTTCCTCTCCGTATAGGCCGCAGATGACCTCGACATCGATGCTGCAAAGATCACATCTTCCGCAGccgcagcagcaacaacaacaacaccatcCCCTTCCTACTGCTACACAGCAACAGCAGCAAGGACCCATGCCTACAGCTTCACCACAACAGCATATGCCATCTGTACAGCATCAACAACCTTCCTCCTCACATCAAGGACATGACCATTTTGGGCAACAAACTCAACCATCAAGGATCCCACAAGCTTCACCGCGTCAGCAACAAAATTCAAGGGTCCAGGTCCCAGTAAACCAGAAGTCTTCCCCACTTGCAGCAGCACAGCCTAACACAGTCCAATCAGCACCGCAAAATAGAATCACTAGTGCAGAAACTGAGGAACCTTGTAACAGAATTCTTAGCAAAAGAACCATTCATGATCTAGTCAACCAG ATTGATCCATCGGAGAGATTGGATCCAGATGTTGAAGACATTCTCATGGACATTGCAGATGAATTTGTAGAATCT ATTACAACATTTAGTTGCTCACTAGCCAAGCATCGGAAATCAACTACATTGGAAGCAAAAGACATACTCCTACATCTTG AAAAAAATTGGAATATAACTCTTCCTGGTTTTGGTGGTGATGAAATTAAGGGCTACAGAAAACCG ATTACAAATGATATTCACAAGGGGCGTCTTGCTGCT ATAAAGAAGTCCATGGTAGCTACTGAGACAGCAAATACGAGGAGTACTGCAGGGCAAGCTACTGGAAATGCAAAGGGTGGTGTAAAGGCGCCTGCCAATATAAGCTCCCAAAATATCAAAATGCGTGAAGTTACTTGA
- the LOC133722064 gene encoding uridine nucleosidase 1, whose amino-acid sequence MGTVMTNSDGAVVGGGSDGVLGCNLKREKLIIDTDPGIDDTMAILMAFQTPELEILGLTTIFGNVTTEDATRNALLLCEIAGQPGVPVAEGSPEPLKGGRPRVADFIHGSDGLGNIFIPPPETKKIEKTAAEFLVDTVSQYPGEVSILALGPLTNLALAIKRDSSFARKVKRVVVLGGAFFALGNVNPAAEANIYGDPEAADVVFTSGANITVVGINITTQVKFTDSDLLQLRESKGKHAQFISDTCKFYRDWHVKSDGVYGIFLHDPVSFVAVVRPDLFTYKKGVVRVETQGICVGHTLMDQGLKNWNSSNPWTGYSPVEVAWTVNVDGVLDYIRDRLMTS is encoded by the exons ATGGGGACTGTGATGACGAATTCCGACGgtgcggtggtcggcggcggaaGCGACGGCGTTTTGGGGTGTAATCTGAAGCGTGAGAAGCTTATAATCGATACTGACCCTGGTATCG ATGACACTATGGCAATCTTAATGGCATTTCAAACTCCGGAGTTGGAAATATTGGGCTTGACAACAATATTCGGTAATGTTACCACTGAAGATGCCACTCGCAATGCCTTGCTTCTG TGTGAGATCGCAGGGCAGCCAGGTGTGCCTGTGGCGGAGGGAAGCCCTGAGCCTCTGAAG GGTGGAAGGCCACGTGTTGCTGACTTTATCCACGGTTCCGATGGATTGGGGAACATATTTATACCTCctccagaaacaaagaaaattgagaAGACTGCTGCTGAATTTCTAGTTGATACAGTGTCCCAATATCCTGGTGAAGTATCAATACTTGCCCTTGGCCCCTTGACAAACTTGGCATTG GCAATCAAAAGGGATTCTTCTTTTGCAAGAAAGGTGAAGAGGGTGGTTGTACTTGGCGGTGCTTTCTTTGCACTGGGAAATGTAAATCCTGCTGCTGAAGCAAAT ATTTATGGAGACCCGGAAGCAGCAGATGTTGTGTTTACATCTGGGGCTAACATTACTGTTGTTGGAATAAATATTACGACCCAAGTCAAGTTTACAG ATTCTGACCTCCTTCAACTGCGGGAATCAAAAGGAAAACATGCTCAATTCATAAGTGACACTTGTAAATTCTACAGAGATTGGCACGTGAAATCTGATGGTGTTTATG GGATTTTCCTTCATGACCCTGTCAGTTTTGTAGCAGTAGTCCGTCCTGATCTCTTTACATACAAGAAGGGGGTTGTGAGGGTTGAGACTCAGGGCATCTGTGTTGGGCACACACTGATGGATCAAGGACTAAAGAA TTGGAATTCAAGCAATCCATGGACAGGCTATTCCCCTGTTGAAGTTGCTTGGACAGTGAACGTGGATGGAGTCCTTGATTATATAAGAGATCGACTGATGACATCGTGA